From one Colletotrichum destructivum chromosome 3, complete sequence genomic stretch:
- a CDS encoding Putative tRNA (1-methyladenosine) methyltransferase catalytic subunit Gcd14 — MAKPSPFLEPGPRTTANSLAIVQLSRDNLVPLILHDSASAVDGYAEGAVLNTRFGSFPHSTLINVPWGSQIRASVVDTGSRGRKRKRKEDETDASTPAAAAAADDAETESSAPAKKATAAASGFIHILQPTAELWTAGLPHRTQVVYTPDYSYILQRIRARPGTRLIEAGAGSGSFSHASARAVYNGYPENETQRRGKVYSFEFNKDRYEKMEEEIQAHALEGIVKLSHRDVYNGGFLVDGKSPEAEAVFLDLPAPWEALQHLARRKPAATSNKDGQATTEEWVSPLNPKKSVYICTFSPCIEQVQKTINTMRTMGWVDIDMVEISHKKFNVIRDRAGYGQPERGIPPIARDVNEAVSKLREIERRTREYHNTADPNSAEDSPAAGNAMDVDQTAEASNGSSSRGGDDDPSAGKPWLQGRVIHRAEPELKTHTSYLVFAVLPREWSEEDEAAALAKWPCGAETGVIGAKDKETRKQEKRELLQAKGKRKKNKRAEAA; from the coding sequence ATGGCGAAACCCTCGCCTTTCCTCGAGCCCGGTCCCAGGACAACGGCCAATtccctcgccatcgtccagCTCTCGCGGGACAACCTCGTTCCCTTGATCCTACACGActcggccagcgccgtcgatggcTATGCTGAGGGAGCCGTCCTCAACACCCGCTTCGGATCGTTCCCGCATTCCACCCTGATCAATGTCCCCTGGGGCTCGCAAATCCGCGCTTCGGTTGTCGACACCGGCTCGCGAGGCCGCAAGCGCAAGAGAAAGGAAGACGAGACGGATGCCtccacgcccgccgccgccgccgccgccgatgacgccgaaACCGAGTCGAGCGCCCCGGCCAAGaaagccaccgccgccgccagcggcTTCATCCACATCCTCCAGCCCACCGCCGAGCTCTGGACTGCCGGCCTGCCGCATCGCACACAGGTCGTCTACACCCCCGACTACAGCTACATCCTGCAGCGCATACGCGCCCGCCCCGGCACGCGGTtgatcgaggccggcgccggcagcggcagcttcTCGCACGCATCGGCGCGCGCAGTCTACAACGGCTACCCCGAGAACGAGACCCAGCGCAGGGGCAAGGTCTATAGCTTCGAGTTCAACAAGGACCGGTacgagaagatggaggaggagatccaGGCGCACGCGCTGGAGGGAATCGTAAAGCTGTCACACCGCGACGTGTACAACGGTGGTTTCCTTGTCGACGGCAAGAGccccgaagccgaggccgtcttcctcgacctgcCCGCCCCCTGGGAGGCCCTTCAGCACCTGGCGCGACGAAAGCCCGCCGCGACGTCGAACAAGGACGGCCAAGCGACGACCGAAGAATGGGTGTCGCCGCTGAACCCCAAGAAGTCGGTCTACATCTGCACATTCTCGCCCTGCATCGAGCAGGTGCAAAAGACGATCAACACCATGAGGACCATGGGCTGGGTGGACATCGACATGGTCGAGATCTCCCACAAGAAGTTCAACGTCATCCGCGACCGCGCCGGCTACGGCCAGCCCGAGCGCGGCATTCCCCCGATCGCACGCGACGTGAACGAGGCCGTCAGCAAGCTGCGCGAGATCGAGCGCCGCACGAGAGAGTACCACAACACGGCGGACCCCAATTCGGCAGAGgactcgcccgccgccggcaacgcTATGGACGTGGACCAGACGGCAGAGGCGTCgaacggcagcagcagccgcggcggcgacgacgaccccaGCGCCGGAAAGCCCTGGCTGCAGGGCCGCGTGATCCACCGcgccgagcccgagctgAAGACTCACACGTCgtacctcgtcttcgccgtgcTGCCGCGGGAGTggagcgaggaggacgaggccgcggcgcTCGCCAAGTGGCCGTGcggcgccgagacgggcgtcaTCGgggccaaggacaaggagacgcGCAAGCAGGAGAAgcgcgagctgctgcaggccaagggcaagaggaagaagaacaagcgGGCGGAGGCTGCGTAG